Proteins co-encoded in one Aethina tumida isolate Nest 87 chromosome 7, icAetTumi1.1, whole genome shotgun sequence genomic window:
- the LOC109604809 gene encoding SH3 and multiple ankyrin repeat domains protein 2 isoform X3: MEEVDERGGGGGSGPEECLLIKVHVPELNVQKCLQFPRDQLVWDVKQQCLAALPKELKESFNYGLFSPPENGRAGKFLDEERRLGDYSFSGPIGLLELKYKRRVYKMISLDEKQLKSLHTRANLRRFLEYVQNGQVEKVTKMCSKGLDPNYHCPETGETPLTIATAIKKPAKVLIALVNGGAILDYRTKDGSTALHRAVEKQNLEALQTLLELGASPNYKDNKGLTPLYLTITHAVDPKYTELLLHDHATTGAKDAQGWHEVHQACKLGLLQHLEHLLFYGADMNSQNATGNTPLHVCAVNGQESCARTLLFRGANREALNYSNQTPGQVAVIAGNMELSLIIQNYRQDEVVPYREPPRYNPKRRSAALGWLQRSPSASTLALPPSPCPSDRSSAPYSSASSSLSDASSGAPPGLETDTASIVTDKSLGDTSDIISDSSGVGTANSDTNCSITMPGATVVCIEAYTSKEEGSVCIRPGDFIEVTGATDDGYLEGIVKNGGNATGLFPAHCVQEVRLRNPNIQTPMMVARDSRQYSNNRVVGRRESTQSSSKHFATQPRTKKYTGLPGEPKTVVLHRGKKGFGFILRGAKATSPLMELTPSEKCPALQYLDDVDPGGVADMSGLKKGDFLIAINDEDVSSASHEHVVDLIRKSGGLVKMTVLSVGAPTTPSSSIPMSKSTILPCKADIPLSRHYATLPRKMNPGGTLTRNSQAPLPPRRDPKTTLSVGRARAKSMVAGLGGEKDETDDITKSSSAESIHQSTPGGTGNSTPVQPRTASIRQRPISSRVTSQELEELFEKQRDDGERGGGQHSSLMTSSRFQDGTQTLSHPGSPAKTRVYASVAEMKRSKNKKSKHHFLPFWGGRELRRDFHSTPDLAQEVAMLNTSASAYSKNHRSIEDISAQLASNRTLPPPNHPPPPPPQQIQLITLSRNSEYDNLTSCDVVNEESVVSSFRPTASAKLYASPEDMKSVGYRSKSLPSNSKAQVRKSQSMRTASSFKPTSTSTPPTKNTTYAQPFRPSRSHSSAGTRRHKKIPCSKSASNVVDLSKSNTPPIPEPDYSCSESEGETDEEKDCSNLATRLSSVQLHPVENSGNSNASGSSSGSSSVPHSFSVEEIQKGRSMLRSSKSYPDDFLKKQNDAGGGVALEDGDNSSSGVSSDQEITGSMNSEYTERLSASIQDNSQTIKNQRPQSGLLSRPAVSLVQLPPPIENETDEKEEFCLPPPPEFGGNASSVEHGPEAVLAPPPQFSDNRQVSRVRIVGAVPKNSTPKMKQGRLHSQ, translated from the exons ATGGAGGAGGTGGACGAACGAGGAGGCGGCGGCGGCAGCGGGCCGGAGGAGTGCCTGCTGATCAAAGTCCACGTGCCCGAGCTCAACGTTCAGAAGTGCCTCCAGTTCCCAAGGGACCAACTCGTATGGGACGTCAAGCAGCAATGTTTGGCCGCCCTGCCCAAG GAATTGAAAGAGAGTTTCAACTACGGCCTATTCAGTCCGCCGGAAAATGGCAGAGCGGGGAAGTTCCTTGATGAGGAGCGCAGATTGGGCGACTATTCCTTCAGCGGGCCCATTGGACTTCTTGAA CTGAAGTACAAACGGAGAGTATACAAAATGATCTCATTGGATGAAAAACAGTTGAAGAGTCTGCACACGAGGGCGAACCTTCGCCGATTTTTGGAGTACGTGCAGAACGGCCAAGTGGAGAAGGTTACAAAGATGTGCTCCAAAGGACTGGACCCCAACTATCACTGCCCGGAGACGGGAG AAACCCCATTGACCATCGCGACCGCCATAAAAAAGCCGGCTAAAGTGCTGATCGCGTTGGTGAACGGCGGCGCCATCCTGGACTACCGAACCAAAGACGGATCGACCGCCCTACACAGGGCGGTCGAAAAACAGAACCTGGAGGCGCTCCAGACGTTGCTGGAGCTGGGCGCCTCCCCCAACTACAAGGACAATAAAGGTCTGACTCCGCTGTATCTCACCATCACCCACGCCGTCGACCCCAAGTACACCGAACTCCTGCTGCACGACCACGCCACCACCGGAGCCAAGGACGCTCAAGGATGGCACGAAGTGCACCAG GCGTGCAAACTGGGTCTACTTCAGCATCTCGAGCATTTGCTTTTCTACGGCGCAGACATGAACAGCCAGAACGCCACTGGCAACACGCCCCTTCACGTCTGCGCAGTAAACGGCCAGGAATCCTGCGCGAGGACCCTGCTCTTCAGGGGCGCCAACCGAGAGGCCCTGAACTACTCGAATCAAACACCAGGTCAGGTGGCTGTCATTGCTGGTAACATGGAACTGTCACTTATCATCCAGAATTATCGTCAGGACGAAGTTG TGCCGTACCGCGAGCCGCCCAGATACAACCCGAAGCGTCGTTCGGCCGCCCTCGGATGGCTGCAGAGGTCGCCCTCGGCCAGCACCCTAGCCCTACCCCCCAGTCCCTGTCCCTCAGACCGGTCCTCGGCCCCTTACAGCTCGGCGAGCAGCAGCCTCAGCGACGCCAGCAGCGGGGCGCCGCCCGGCCTAGAGACCGATACGGCCAGCATCGTCACAG ACAAAAGTCTCGGCGATACCAGCGACATCATCAGCGACAGTTCCGGAGTCGGTACCGCCAATTCTGACACCAATTGCAGCATCACCATGCCTGGTGCCACCGTCGTATGCATCGAAGCGTACACCAGCAAAGAGGAGGGCAGCGTTTGCATCAGACCCGGCGATTTTATTGAAG TAACTGGTGCAACTGATGATGGGTACCTTGAAGGCATCGTGAAGAATGGCGGAAACGCCACCGGATTGTTCCCAGCACACTGCGTTCAAGAAGTGCGACTAAGAAATCCCAACATACAAACACCCATGATGGTGGCCAGGGACTCCAGACAGTATTCGAACAACAGAGTTGTAGGCCGAAGAGAATCCACCCAATCGAGCTCCAAACATTTCGCAACCCAACCCAGAACCAAAAA ATACACTGGGTTACCCGGTGAGCCGAAGACGGTGGTACTCCATCGCGGCAAAAAAGGCTTCGGCTTCATACTACGCGGAGCCAAAGCAACGTCACCGCTCATGGAACTGACACCATCGGAAAAGTGCCCCGCCCTCCAGTACTTGGACGACGTGGACCCGGGCGGCGTGGCCGACATGAGCGGCCTAAAGAAGGGAGACTTCCTGATCGCCATCAACGACGAGGACGTGTCTTCCGCATCCCACGAGCACGTTGTCGATCTGATCCGTAAATCCGGCGGGTTGGTAAAGATGACTGTGCTGTCGGTGGGCGCACCGACGACACCCAGCTCATCGATACCGATGAGCAAATCGACGATTTTGCCCTGCAAAGCGGACATACCGCTCAGCAGGCACTACGCAACGTTGCCCAGAAAAATGAATCCTGGCGGCACTCTAACGAGGAACAGCCAGGCACCTCTGCCGCCGAGGAGGGACCCCAAGACCACGCTGAGTGTCGGACGGGCCAGGGCCAAGAGCATGGTGGCAGGATTAGGAGGAGAAAAAGATGAGACTGACGACATCACAAAATCCAGTTCCGCCGAGTCAATTCACCAATCGACACCGGGCGGCACCGGAAACTCAACACCGGTACAACCACGCACCGCTTCGATCCGCCAGAGGCCTATTTCGAGCAGGGTCACGTCGCAGGAGTTGGAGGAGTTGTTCGAGAAGCAACGCGACGATGGGGAAAGGGGCGGCGGACAACACAGTTCGCTGATGACCAGCTCTAGGTTCCAGGATGGCACTCAAACCCTGAGTCATCCTGGCTCTCCTGCAAAGACTCGAGTTTACGCCAGCGTGGCCGAGATGAAGAGGAGCAAAAACAAG aAATCCAAACATCACTTCCTGCCCTTTTGGGGAGGACGTGAGCTGCGCAGAGATTTCCACAGCACCCCCGATTTGGCCCAGGAAGTCGCCATGCTCAACACATCAGCTTCAGCCTACTCCAAGAACCATCGCAGCATAGAGGACATCAGTGCCCAACTGGCGAGCAACAGAACATTACCACCTCCGAATCACCCACCGCCACCACCTCCACAACAAATACAACTCATAACGTTGTCCAGGAACTCGGAATATGACAACCTGACCAGCTGCGACGTGGTGAACGAGGAGAGCGTGGTGTCTTCGTTCAGGCCGACGGCCAGCGCCAAGTTGTACGCCTCACCTGAAGATATGAAGTCCGTGGG GTACAGATCGAAGAGTTTGCCTTCGAATTCCAAGGCCCAAGTCAGAAAGAGTCAAAGTATGAGGACGGCGTCTTCGTTCAAGCCCACCAGCACCTCCACGCCTCCAACTAAGAACACGACTTACGCCCAACCGTTCAGACCATCCAGGTCGCACTCATCAGCAG GTACAAGACGACATAAGAAGATACCTTGCAGCAAGTCAGCTTCAAATGTGGTAGATTTGAGCAAATCAAACACTCCACCCATTCCCGAACCGGATTACAGCTGCAGTGAATCAGAGGGTGAAACCGACGAGGAAAAGGATTGCAGCAATTTGGCCACAAGACTTTCCAGCGTACAGTTGCATCCAGTGGAGAACAGCGGAAACAGCAACGCCAG TGGCAGCAGTTCGGGCAGCAGCTCGGTACCTCACAGCTTCAGCGTGGAGGAAATCCAAAAGGGCAGATCTATGTTGCGCTCTTCCAAGTCGTATCCCGACGACTTCCTGAAGAAGCAAAACGATGCGGGCGGCGGCGTCGCCCTAGAAGACGGCGACAACAGTTCCTCCGGCGTGAGCTCCGACCAAGAGATCACCGGCAGCATGAATTCCGAATACACGGAACGACTCAGCGCTTCGATACAAGACAACAGCCAGACTATTAAGAACCAACGACCACAATCAG GCTTGTTGTCGAGACCTGCGGTTTCGTTGGTTCAGTTGCCACCTCCAATTGAGAATGAGACAGATGAAAAGGAAGAGTTCTGCCTTCCACCACCTCCGGAATTTGGAGGCAACGCCAGTAGTGTCGAACATGGACCTGAAGCAGTCCTGGCGCCACCTCCACAATTTAG TGACAACCGTCAAGTTTCGAGAGTTCGAATAGTTGGAGCAGTTCCCAAAAACAGCACCCCCAAAATGAAACAAGGTAGACTACACAGTCAGTGA
- the LOC109604809 gene encoding SH3 and multiple ankyrin repeat domains protein 2 isoform X5, whose translation MEEVDERGGGGGSGPEECLLIKVHVPELNVQKCLQFPRDQLVWDVKQQCLAALPKELKESFNYGLFSPPENGRAGKFLDEERRLGDYSFSGPIGLLELKYKRRVYKMISLDEKQLKSLHTRANLRRFLEYVQNGQVEKVTKMCSKGLDPNYHCPETGETPLTIATAIKKPAKVLIALVNGGAILDYRTKDGSTALHRAVEKQNLEALQTLLELGASPNYKDNKGLTPLYLTITHAVDPKYTELLLHDHATTGAKDAQGWHEVHQACKLGLLQHLEHLLFYGADMNSQNATGNTPLHVCAVNGQESCARTLLFRGANREALNYSNQTPGQVAVIAGNMELSLIIQNYRQDEVVLALGVADKSLGDTSDIISDSSGVGTANSDTNCSITMPGATVVCIEAYTSKEEGSVCIRPGDFIEVTGATDDGYLEGIVKNGGNATGLFPAHCVQEVRLRNPNIQTPMMVARDSRQYSNNRVVGRRESTQSSSKHFATQPRTKKYTGLPGEPKTVVLHRGKKGFGFILRGAKATSPLMELTPSEKCPALQYLDDVDPGGVADMSGLKKGDFLIAINDEDVSSASHEHVVDLIRKSGGLVKMTVLSVGAPTTPSSSIPMSKSTILPCKADIPLSRHYATLPRKMNPGGTLTRNSQAPLPPRRDPKTTLSVGRARAKSMVAGLGGEKDETDDITKSSSAESIHQSTPGGTGNSTPVQPRTASIRQRPISSRVTSQELEELFEKQRDDGERGGGQHSSLMTSSRFQDGTQTLSHPGSPAKTRVYASVAEMKRSKNKKSKHHFLPFWGGRELRRDFHSTPDLAQEVAMLNTSASAYSKNHRSIEDISAQLASNRTLPPPNHPPPPPPQQIQLITLSRNSEYDNLTSCDVVNEESVVSSFRPTASAKLYASPEDMKSVGYRSKSLPSNSKAQVRKSQSMRTASSFKPTSTSTPPTKNTTYAQPFRPSRSHSSAGTRRHKKIPCSKSASNVVDLSKSNTPPIPEPDYSCSESEGETDEEKDCSNLATRLSSVQLHPVENSGNSNASGSSSGSSSVPHSFSVEEIQKGRSMLRSSKSYPDDFLKKQNDAGGGVALEDGDNSSSGVSSDQEITGSMNSEYTERLSASIQDNSQTIKNQRPQSGLLSRPAVSLVQLPPPIENETDEKEEFCLPPPPEFGGNASSVEHGPEAVLAPPPQFSDNRQVSRVRIVGAVPKNSTPKMKQGRLHSQ comes from the exons ATGGAGGAGGTGGACGAACGAGGAGGCGGCGGCGGCAGCGGGCCGGAGGAGTGCCTGCTGATCAAAGTCCACGTGCCCGAGCTCAACGTTCAGAAGTGCCTCCAGTTCCCAAGGGACCAACTCGTATGGGACGTCAAGCAGCAATGTTTGGCCGCCCTGCCCAAG GAATTGAAAGAGAGTTTCAACTACGGCCTATTCAGTCCGCCGGAAAATGGCAGAGCGGGGAAGTTCCTTGATGAGGAGCGCAGATTGGGCGACTATTCCTTCAGCGGGCCCATTGGACTTCTTGAA CTGAAGTACAAACGGAGAGTATACAAAATGATCTCATTGGATGAAAAACAGTTGAAGAGTCTGCACACGAGGGCGAACCTTCGCCGATTTTTGGAGTACGTGCAGAACGGCCAAGTGGAGAAGGTTACAAAGATGTGCTCCAAAGGACTGGACCCCAACTATCACTGCCCGGAGACGGGAG AAACCCCATTGACCATCGCGACCGCCATAAAAAAGCCGGCTAAAGTGCTGATCGCGTTGGTGAACGGCGGCGCCATCCTGGACTACCGAACCAAAGACGGATCGACCGCCCTACACAGGGCGGTCGAAAAACAGAACCTGGAGGCGCTCCAGACGTTGCTGGAGCTGGGCGCCTCCCCCAACTACAAGGACAATAAAGGTCTGACTCCGCTGTATCTCACCATCACCCACGCCGTCGACCCCAAGTACACCGAACTCCTGCTGCACGACCACGCCACCACCGGAGCCAAGGACGCTCAAGGATGGCACGAAGTGCACCAG GCGTGCAAACTGGGTCTACTTCAGCATCTCGAGCATTTGCTTTTCTACGGCGCAGACATGAACAGCCAGAACGCCACTGGCAACACGCCCCTTCACGTCTGCGCAGTAAACGGCCAGGAATCCTGCGCGAGGACCCTGCTCTTCAGGGGCGCCAACCGAGAGGCCCTGAACTACTCGAATCAAACACCAGGTCAGGTGGCTGTCATTGCTGGTAACATGGAACTGTCACTTATCATCCAGAATTATCGTCAGGACGAAGTTG TGCTCGCACTGGGTGTTGCAGACAAAAGTCTCGGCGATACCAGCGACATCATCAGCGACAGTTCCGGAGTCGGTACCGCCAATTCTGACACCAATTGCAGCATCACCATGCCTGGTGCCACCGTCGTATGCATCGAAGCGTACACCAGCAAAGAGGAGGGCAGCGTTTGCATCAGACCCGGCGATTTTATTGAAG TAACTGGTGCAACTGATGATGGGTACCTTGAAGGCATCGTGAAGAATGGCGGAAACGCCACCGGATTGTTCCCAGCACACTGCGTTCAAGAAGTGCGACTAAGAAATCCCAACATACAAACACCCATGATGGTGGCCAGGGACTCCAGACAGTATTCGAACAACAGAGTTGTAGGCCGAAGAGAATCCACCCAATCGAGCTCCAAACATTTCGCAACCCAACCCAGAACCAAAAA ATACACTGGGTTACCCGGTGAGCCGAAGACGGTGGTACTCCATCGCGGCAAAAAAGGCTTCGGCTTCATACTACGCGGAGCCAAAGCAACGTCACCGCTCATGGAACTGACACCATCGGAAAAGTGCCCCGCCCTCCAGTACTTGGACGACGTGGACCCGGGCGGCGTGGCCGACATGAGCGGCCTAAAGAAGGGAGACTTCCTGATCGCCATCAACGACGAGGACGTGTCTTCCGCATCCCACGAGCACGTTGTCGATCTGATCCGTAAATCCGGCGGGTTGGTAAAGATGACTGTGCTGTCGGTGGGCGCACCGACGACACCCAGCTCATCGATACCGATGAGCAAATCGACGATTTTGCCCTGCAAAGCGGACATACCGCTCAGCAGGCACTACGCAACGTTGCCCAGAAAAATGAATCCTGGCGGCACTCTAACGAGGAACAGCCAGGCACCTCTGCCGCCGAGGAGGGACCCCAAGACCACGCTGAGTGTCGGACGGGCCAGGGCCAAGAGCATGGTGGCAGGATTAGGAGGAGAAAAAGATGAGACTGACGACATCACAAAATCCAGTTCCGCCGAGTCAATTCACCAATCGACACCGGGCGGCACCGGAAACTCAACACCGGTACAACCACGCACCGCTTCGATCCGCCAGAGGCCTATTTCGAGCAGGGTCACGTCGCAGGAGTTGGAGGAGTTGTTCGAGAAGCAACGCGACGATGGGGAAAGGGGCGGCGGACAACACAGTTCGCTGATGACCAGCTCTAGGTTCCAGGATGGCACTCAAACCCTGAGTCATCCTGGCTCTCCTGCAAAGACTCGAGTTTACGCCAGCGTGGCCGAGATGAAGAGGAGCAAAAACAAG aAATCCAAACATCACTTCCTGCCCTTTTGGGGAGGACGTGAGCTGCGCAGAGATTTCCACAGCACCCCCGATTTGGCCCAGGAAGTCGCCATGCTCAACACATCAGCTTCAGCCTACTCCAAGAACCATCGCAGCATAGAGGACATCAGTGCCCAACTGGCGAGCAACAGAACATTACCACCTCCGAATCACCCACCGCCACCACCTCCACAACAAATACAACTCATAACGTTGTCCAGGAACTCGGAATATGACAACCTGACCAGCTGCGACGTGGTGAACGAGGAGAGCGTGGTGTCTTCGTTCAGGCCGACGGCCAGCGCCAAGTTGTACGCCTCACCTGAAGATATGAAGTCCGTGGG GTACAGATCGAAGAGTTTGCCTTCGAATTCCAAGGCCCAAGTCAGAAAGAGTCAAAGTATGAGGACGGCGTCTTCGTTCAAGCCCACCAGCACCTCCACGCCTCCAACTAAGAACACGACTTACGCCCAACCGTTCAGACCATCCAGGTCGCACTCATCAGCAG GTACAAGACGACATAAGAAGATACCTTGCAGCAAGTCAGCTTCAAATGTGGTAGATTTGAGCAAATCAAACACTCCACCCATTCCCGAACCGGATTACAGCTGCAGTGAATCAGAGGGTGAAACCGACGAGGAAAAGGATTGCAGCAATTTGGCCACAAGACTTTCCAGCGTACAGTTGCATCCAGTGGAGAACAGCGGAAACAGCAACGCCAG TGGCAGCAGTTCGGGCAGCAGCTCGGTACCTCACAGCTTCAGCGTGGAGGAAATCCAAAAGGGCAGATCTATGTTGCGCTCTTCCAAGTCGTATCCCGACGACTTCCTGAAGAAGCAAAACGATGCGGGCGGCGGCGTCGCCCTAGAAGACGGCGACAACAGTTCCTCCGGCGTGAGCTCCGACCAAGAGATCACCGGCAGCATGAATTCCGAATACACGGAACGACTCAGCGCTTCGATACAAGACAACAGCCAGACTATTAAGAACCAACGACCACAATCAG GCTTGTTGTCGAGACCTGCGGTTTCGTTGGTTCAGTTGCCACCTCCAATTGAGAATGAGACAGATGAAAAGGAAGAGTTCTGCCTTCCACCACCTCCGGAATTTGGAGGCAACGCCAGTAGTGTCGAACATGGACCTGAAGCAGTCCTGGCGCCACCTCCACAATTTAG TGACAACCGTCAAGTTTCGAGAGTTCGAATAGTTGGAGCAGTTCCCAAAAACAGCACCCCCAAAATGAAACAAGGTAGACTACACAGTCAGTGA